The following coding sequences are from one Paracoccus alcaliphilus window:
- the rocF gene encoding arginase — MTHCILIGAPVDEGQRRPGCLMGPAAYRVAGLAGTLTALGHTVEDLGDVTPDAPGSETCPNPAIHHLPEMVAWTRALRAAAEAAMPQGMPIFMGGDHALALGTVAGVAAHAARSGRPQFVIWLDAHSDFHTFRTTTSGNIHGTPMAYANGLAGFDPLPPFPTPIPGENICMFGIRSVDPAEHQAMQSSSIIVNDMRVLDEQGIVAPLRSFLERVKAEDGMLHVSLDVDFLDPSIAPAVGTTVPGGTTFREAHLVMELLHESGLVTSLDLVELNPFLDDRGRTAKLMVDLVGSLMGRKVFDRPTRSF, encoded by the coding sequence ATGACCCATTGCATTCTGATCGGTGCCCCCGTCGATGAGGGCCAGCGCCGTCCCGGTTGCCTGATGGGGCCTGCCGCCTATCGCGTGGCGGGGCTGGCGGGGACGCTGACCGCTCTTGGCCACACGGTCGAGGATCTGGGCGATGTCACCCCGGACGCGCCCGGCTCCGAGACCTGCCCGAACCCGGCCATCCACCACCTGCCCGAGATGGTCGCCTGGACCCGCGCCCTGCGCGCCGCCGCCGAAGCCGCGATGCCGCAGGGAATGCCGATCTTCATGGGCGGGGATCACGCGCTGGCGTTGGGAACGGTCGCGGGCGTCGCGGCCCATGCCGCCCGCAGCGGACGCCCGCAATTCGTCATCTGGCTGGACGCACACAGCGATTTCCACACCTTCCGGACCACGACCTCGGGCAATATTCACGGCACCCCGATGGCCTATGCCAACGGGCTGGCGGGCTTCGATCCGCTGCCGCCCTTTCCCACGCCGATCCCCGGCGAAAACATCTGCATGTTCGGCATCCGCAGCGTCGATCCGGCCGAGCATCAGGCGATGCAGTCCAGTTCGATCATCGTGAACGACATGCGGGTGCTCGACGAACAAGGCATCGTCGCCCCGCTGCGCAGCTTTCTGGAACGGGTGAAGGCCGAGGACGGGATGCTGCATGTCTCGCTGGATGTCGATTTCCTCGACCCTTCGATCGCGCCCGCAGTCGGCACCACGGTTCCGGGCGGCACGACCTTCCGCGAGGCGCATCTGGTGATGGAGCTGCTGCACGAATCGGGGCTTGTCACCTCGCTGGATCTGGTCGAGCTGAACCCGTTTCTGGACGACCGGGGCCGCACGGCCAAGCTGATGGTCGATCTGGTCGGCAGTCTGATGGGCCGCAAGGTCTTCGACCGCCCGACGCGCAGTTTCTGA
- a CDS encoding YgfZ/GcvT domain-containing protein gives MNRRIIRLSGEDHRDFLQGLVTNDVTRAPCWAALLTPQGKYLADFLIVPDGDALLLDVDARLADDLMRRLSMYKLRSKVLLEETDMTVACGTGPAPDGAIADPRHEALGWRLYGAEGDDGSDWDAIRVEHCIPETLIELIPNETFILEVGFERLHGVDFRKGCYVGQEVTARMKHKTELRKGLTVLGIEGEAAIGTSIRRDGREVGTLFTQSGGRAIAHVRFDRLGEGMEAGPARILAP, from the coding sequence ATGAACCGCCGGATTATCCGCCTCAGCGGAGAGGATCACAGGGATTTCCTTCAGGGACTGGTCACCAATGATGTGACCCGCGCGCCGTGCTGGGCGGCGTTGCTGACGCCGCAGGGGAAATATCTGGCCGATTTCCTGATCGTGCCGGATGGCGATGCCCTGCTGCTGGACGTGGATGCGCGTCTGGCGGATGACCTGATGCGGCGACTGTCGATGTACAAGCTGCGCTCGAAGGTGCTGCTGGAAGAGACCGACATGACCGTCGCGTGTGGTACCGGCCCGGCGCCGGACGGTGCGATTGCCGATCCGCGGCACGAGGCGCTTGGCTGGCGGCTGTATGGGGCCGAGGGCGATGACGGCAGTGACTGGGATGCGATCCGGGTCGAGCATTGCATCCCCGAAACCCTGATCGAACTGATCCCGAACGAGACATTCATTCTGGAGGTCGGATTCGAGCGTCTGCACGGCGTCGATTTCCGCAAGGGCTGCTATGTCGGGCAGGAAGTCACGGCGCGAATGAAGCACAAGACCGAATTGCGCAAGGGCCTGACGGTGCTGGGAATCGAAGGCGAGGCCGCCATCGGCACCTCCATTCGGCGCGATGGCCGCGAGGTCGGCACCCTGTTCACCCAATCGGGCGGCCGCGCCATTGCGCATGTCCGCTTTGACCGGCTGGGCGAGGGGATGGAGGCCGGCCCGGCACGCATCCTTGCGCCGTGA
- a CDS encoding ABC transporter ATP-binding protein encodes MAASGHGSGHARDDNNLQDAVAQSSPETSSLFRRFWTDYLRRHRGSMGVAFLLMTLEGSTLALISWMLKPLFDRVFVGKETGAIWWVGGAIFCVFLLRALTLVAGRSLLTRISLGISTLMQRDLLGHILTLDGRFFRDNPPGALIERIQGDTIAVQGVWATLITGATRDVIALLMLFGVAIAIDPVWTLAALIGAPILIAPAALVQRYIRRKVAQSRINASARATRLDEVLHGVTSIRLNRSEAVQQQRFGEIVDRIRQAEVKVAATSVVIPALTDIVTGIGFVSVLALGGAQVMEGERSVGDFMAFFSALALAFQPMRRLGMLAGSWQTAAASLERIYQVFDTRPNILSGPRQQPPDDMSIRLEDVWLSYDDQTVLNGLTFAAEAGQTTALVGPSGAGKSTVFNLLTRMVDPDRGQVLLGGVPVQDYGLEVLRDQFSTVAQDSALFDETLRENVLMGRPDASEDALQRALEVAHVSDFARAQPLGLESRVGPRGTALSGGQRQRVSIARAVLRDAPVLLLDEATSALDTASEKLVQDALDRLSQGRTTLVIAHRLSTIRNADKIVVIDAGRVVEQGSHDQLMAKGGTYARLVALQFGEDE; translated from the coding sequence ATGGCGGCATCCGGACACGGCTCTGGTCATGCTCGCGATGACAACAACTTGCAGGATGCCGTGGCCCAGTCGTCCCCAGAAACCTCCTCGCTGTTCCGCCGTTTCTGGACGGATTATCTGCGCCGGCATCGCGGCAGCATGGGCGTTGCCTTCCTGCTGATGACGCTGGAGGGATCGACGCTGGCGCTGATCTCGTGGATGCTGAAGCCACTGTTCGACCGGGTCTTCGTCGGCAAGGAGACCGGCGCGATCTGGTGGGTGGGCGGCGCGATTTTCTGTGTCTTTCTGCTGCGTGCGCTGACTCTGGTGGCGGGGCGGTCGCTGTTGACGCGCATTTCGCTGGGGATCTCGACGCTGATGCAGCGCGATCTGCTGGGGCATATCCTGACGCTGGATGGACGTTTCTTCCGCGACAATCCGCCCGGCGCCCTGATCGAGCGGATACAGGGCGACACCATCGCGGTTCAGGGGGTCTGGGCCACATTGATCACCGGGGCGACGCGCGATGTGATTGCGCTGCTGATGCTGTTCGGCGTGGCGATCGCCATCGACCCGGTCTGGACGCTGGCGGCGCTGATCGGGGCGCCGATCCTGATTGCACCGGCGGCGCTGGTTCAGCGCTATATCCGGCGCAAGGTGGCGCAAAGCCGGATCAATGCCAGCGCCCGCGCCACGCGGCTGGACGAGGTTCTGCATGGTGTTACCTCGATCCGTCTGAACCGTTCCGAAGCGGTGCAGCAGCAGCGTTTCGGCGAGATCGTCGACCGCATCCGTCAGGCCGAGGTCAAGGTCGCCGCCACCAGCGTGGTGATCCCGGCGCTGACCGATATCGTCACCGGCATCGGTTTTGTCTCGGTGCTGGCGCTTGGCGGCGCGCAGGTCATGGAGGGAGAGCGCAGCGTCGGCGATTTCATGGCCTTTTTCAGCGCGCTGGCGCTGGCCTTTCAGCCGATGCGGCGGCTGGGCATGCTGGCCGGCAGCTGGCAGACGGCGGCGGCCAGTCTTGAGAGGATCTATCAGGTCTTTGACACAAGACCCAATATTCTGTCGGGGCCAAGGCAGCAGCCACCCGATGATATGTCGATCCGGCTGGAAGATGTCTGGCTGTCCTATGACGACCAGACCGTGCTGAACGGGCTGACTTTCGCCGCCGAAGCCGGGCAGACCACTGCCCTGGTCGGGCCTTCGGGGGCGGGTAAATCCACCGTGTTCAATCTGCTGACGCGTATGGTCGATCCCGACCGTGGGCAGGTTCTGCTGGGTGGCGTGCCGGTTCAGGATTATGGCCTGGAGGTGCTGCGCGACCAGTTCTCGACCGTGGCGCAGGATTCGGCGCTGTTCGATGAGACCCTGCGCGAGAACGTGCTGATGGGCCGCCCCGATGCCTCGGAGGATGCGCTTCAGCGCGCGCTGGAGGTCGCCCATGTCAGCGATTTCGCGCGGGCGCAGCCTCTGGGGCTGGAAAGCCGCGTTGGGCCACGCGGAACGGCCCTGTCGGGGGGGCAGCGCCAGCGGGTCTCGATCGCCCGGGCGGTACTGCGCGATGCGCCGGTTCTGCTGCTGGACGAGGCCACCAGCGCATTGGATACCGCCAGCGAAAAGCTGGTGCAGGATGCGCTGGACCGTTTGTCGCAGGGCCGCACGACGCTGGTCATCGCGCATCGGCTGTCCACCATCCGCAATGCCGACAAGATCGTGGTGATCGACGCGGGCAGGGTTGTCGAACAGGGCAGCCATGACCAGTTGATGGCAAAGGGCGGCACATATGCCCGCCTTGTCGCCTTGCAATTCGGAGAAGATGAATGA
- the rsmD gene encoding 16S rRNA (guanine(966)-N(2))-methyltransferase RsmD — MRIVGGNLRGLKLAELGEGDRAAHLRPTSDRVRESIFNLLINGAYGNPVPQARVLDLFAGTGALGLEALSRGAAHVTFVDDGAKARSLIRTNIERARAMGVTDLWRRDATRMGDNRGTPFSLIFLDPPYGQSLGEAAMFSALTGGWFAPGAMIVWEESRSPIIPAPLTQIDQRRYGDSIVTLARMPGASCL; from the coding sequence ATGCGGATCGTGGGCGGTAATCTGCGCGGCCTCAAACTGGCCGAACTGGGCGAGGGCGACCGTGCCGCCCATTTGCGCCCCACCAGCGACAGGGTACGCGAATCGATCTTCAACCTCTTGATCAATGGCGCATATGGCAATCCGGTGCCGCAGGCGCGGGTGCTGGATCTGTTCGCCGGAACCGGCGCGCTGGGGCTGGAGGCCTTGTCGAGGGGTGCCGCCCATGTGACCTTCGTGGATGACGGGGCAAAGGCGCGCAGCCTGATCCGTACGAATATCGAACGGGCCCGGGCCATGGGCGTCACCGATCTGTGGCGGCGGGATGCCACCCGGATGGGGGACAATCGCGGTACTCCCTTTTCGCTGATCTTTCTCGATCCGCCCTATGGTCAATCCCTGGGCGAGGCTGCCATGTTCTCGGCCCTTACTGGCGGCTGGTTCGCGCCCGGTGCCATGATTGTCTGGGAAGAATCCCGTTCCCCGATCATTCCCGCCCCCCTGACACAGATCGACCAGCGGCGTTATGGTGACAGCATCGTGACACTGGCGCGGATGCCGGGGGCGTCCTGCCTGTAG
- a CDS encoding peroxiredoxin has product MTITVGDKLPAGKALRVGDSGPEEVDLAELASGRVAVFGLPGAFTGTCTNAHMPSFIRSADAFRDKGISRIVCLTVNDPFVTDAWARATGADKAGIEVLADADGSVTKALGLSFDAPPAGLYGRCKRFAALLNEGSFEVVEIEDSPGTCSVSAGEALLEKA; this is encoded by the coding sequence ATGACCATCACCGTCGGAGACAAACTGCCCGCGGGCAAGGCCCTGCGCGTCGGCGACAGCGGCCCGGAAGAGGTCGATCTGGCCGAACTGGCCAGCGGCCGGGTGGCGGTCTTCGGGCTGCCGGGCGCCTTTACCGGCACTTGCACCAATGCGCATATGCCCAGCTTCATCCGCAGCGCCGACGCCTTCCGCGACAAGGGTATTTCCCGCATCGTCTGCCTGACCGTGAACGACCCCTTCGTCACCGACGCCTGGGCCAGGGCAACCGGCGCCGACAAGGCCGGGATCGAGGTTCTGGCCGATGCCGATGGCAGCGTCACCAAAGCTCTGGGTCTGTCCTTTGATGCGCCCCCAGCCGGGCTTTACGGTCGCTGCAAACGATTTGCCGCATTGCTGAACGAGGGCAGCTTCGAGGTGGTCGAAATCGAGGATTCGCCCGGCACATGCAGCGTCAGTGCCGGCGAGGCTTTGCTGGAAAAAGCCTGA
- a CDS encoding GNAT family N-acetyltransferase — translation MNTTLTISTHDAISAVPAADWDRLAGGNPFVSHRFLAALEDSGSVGRGSGWQPLHLTVEGDGKILGAAPLYAKSHSQGEYIFDHAWADAYTRAGGHYYPKLQCAVPFTPATGPRLLSPDPAIRQALLSGMAQIAGRAGCSGAHITFCTEAEAQEGAGAGFLPRVTQQFHWLNRGYGSYDDFLAALSSRKRKAIRKERARAADFGGTIRQLTGDDLRPEHWDIFWQFYQDTGSRKWGRPYLTRAFFDCIQQTMREDILLVLAERDGQPIAGALNFIGADALYGRYWGCVEDHAFLHFELCYHQAIDYAIAHGLARVEAGAQGEHKLARGYEPVEIHSLHWVRDEGFLRALADYLDREREAMGQEIEALADWTPFRKG, via the coding sequence ATGAACACGACCCTGACCATCAGCACCCATGACGCGATCAGCGCCGTCCCCGCTGCCGACTGGGACCGGCTGGCGGGCGGCAACCCCTTTGTCAGCCACCGTTTTCTGGCGGCGCTGGAGGATTCCGGCTCGGTCGGGCGGGGCAGCGGCTGGCAACCCCTGCATCTGACGGTCGAAGGTGACGGGAAGATCCTTGGTGCAGCACCGCTTTACGCGAAATCGCACAGTCAGGGCGAATATATCTTCGATCACGCCTGGGCCGACGCCTATACGCGGGCGGGCGGGCATTACTATCCCAAGCTGCAATGCGCGGTGCCCTTCACGCCCGCGACGGGGCCGCGCCTGCTGTCGCCCGATCCGGCCATCCGGCAGGCGCTGCTGTCGGGCATGGCGCAGATCGCCGGGCGCGCAGGCTGTTCGGGCGCGCATATCACCTTCTGCACCGAGGCCGAGGCGCAAGAGGGGGCCGGGGCGGGCTTTCTGCCCCGCGTGACCCAGCAGTTCCACTGGCTGAACCGGGGCTATGGCAGCTATGACGATTTTCTGGCGGCGCTGTCGTCGCGCAAGCGCAAGGCGATCCGCAAGGAACGGGCGCGCGCGGCCGATTTCGGTGGCACGATCCGGCAACTGACCGGCGATGATTTGCGGCCAGAGCATTGGGATATCTTCTGGCAATTCTATCAGGACACCGGCAGCCGCAAATGGGGGCGGCCCTATCTGACGCGGGCTTTCTTCGACTGTATTCAGCAGACGATGCGCGAGGATATCCTGCTGGTTCTGGCCGAGCGCGACGGTCAGCCGATCGCCGGGGCGCTGAACTTCATAGGCGCCGACGCGCTTTATGGCCGCTACTGGGGCTGCGTCGAGGATCACGCCTTCCTGCATTTCGAGCTGTGTTATCATCAGGCCATCGACTATGCGATCGCGCATGGGCTGGCGCGGGTCGAGGCGGGCGCGCAAGGCGAGCACAAGCTGGCGCGGGGTTATGAGCCGGTCGAGATCCATTCGCTGCATTGGGTGCGGGACGAAGGCTTCCTGCGCGCCCTTGCCGATTATCTGGACCGTGAACGCGAGGCGATGGGGCAGGAGATCGAGGCGCTGGCCGATTGGACGCCGTTCCGCAAGGGCTGA
- a CDS encoding glycerophosphodiester phosphodiesterase family protein: protein MILPQKFLTLPIAHRGLHGPGIPENSLAAAQAAIDAGYGIELDIQPSSDGVAMVFHDYDLHRLTGREGRVDGLDAATLGQVALLGSAETVPTLAQFLDLVSGRVPLLIEIKDQPDGQGGQAVPLHVPVAEALKGYAGPVALMSFNPQIVAAFHAIAPEIPVGLTTCAFAAGDFPTLSEQEREHLAAITDYDAVGASFISHDHHDLDNPRVDALKAMGAGILCWTIRSPGQEAAARRIAHNITFEHYPAPK, encoded by the coding sequence ATGATCCTGCCGCAGAAGTTCCTGACCCTGCCCATCGCCCATCGCGGGCTGCATGGGCCGGGCATCCCGGAAAACAGCCTTGCCGCCGCGCAGGCGGCCATCGATGCGGGCTATGGGATCGAACTGGATATCCAGCCATCCTCGGACGGGGTGGCTATGGTGTTTCACGACTATGACCTGCATCGCCTGACCGGGCGCGAGGGGCGTGTGGACGGGCTGGATGCCGCCACGCTGGGGCAGGTGGCCCTGCTGGGCAGCGCGGAAACGGTGCCGACTCTGGCGCAGTTTCTGGATCTGGTCTCGGGTCGGGTGCCGCTGCTGATCGAGATCAAGGACCAGCCGGACGGGCAGGGCGGGCAAGCCGTGCCGCTGCATGTCCCGGTGGCCGAGGCGCTGAAGGGCTATGCCGGGCCGGTGGCGCTGATGTCCTTCAATCCGCAGATCGTCGCCGCCTTTCACGCCATCGCGCCCGAGATACCGGTCGGCCTGACCACCTGCGCCTTCGCAGCCGGGGATTTCCCGACCCTGTCGGAGCAAGAGCGTGAGCATCTGGCCGCGATCACGGATTACGATGCAGTGGGGGCCAGCTTCATCTCGCATGATCACCACGATCTGGACAATCCGCGCGTCGATGCGCTGAAGGCGATGGGGGCCGGGATACTGTGCTGGACGATCCGTTCGCCGGGTCAAGAGGCCGCCGCGCGCCGCATCGCCCATAACATCACGTTCGAACATTATCCGGCGCCGAAATAG
- a CDS encoding RidA family protein: MSIENRLTELGITLPDAPAPAANYVPFVQTGNLVFISGQISQNEAGLITGKLGDAMSVEQGAEAARRCGLALIAQLKAAVGDLDRVKRVVKLTGFVNSTPDFTEQPKVVNGCSDLMVQVFGDAGRHARAAVSAPSLPLGVSVEIEAVFEIA; encoded by the coding sequence ATGAGCATCGAGAATCGACTGACCGAGCTGGGAATCACCCTGCCGGACGCGCCTGCCCCCGCCGCCAATTACGTGCCCTTCGTGCAGACCGGCAATCTGGTCTTCATCTCGGGCCAGATCAGCCAGAATGAGGCCGGGCTGATCACCGGCAAGCTGGGCGATGCGATGTCGGTCGAGCAGGGCGCCGAGGCCGCGCGCCGCTGCGGTCTGGCGCTGATCGCGCAATTGAAGGCCGCCGTCGGCGATCTGGACCGGGTGAAGCGCGTCGTGAAACTGACCGGCTTCGTGAACTCGACCCCGGATTTCACCGAACAGCCGAAGGTCGTCAACGGCTGCTCGGACCTGATGGTTCAGGTGTTCGGCGATGCCGGCCGCCATGCCCGCGCCGCCGTTTCGGCCCCGTCGCTGCCGCTTGGCGTCTCGGTCGAGATCGAGGCGGTGTTCGAGATCGCCTGA
- a CDS encoding chromosome segregation SMC family protein: MRFDRLRLNGFKSFVDPTDLVIREGLTGVVGPNGCGKSNLLEALRWVMGENRPTAMRGEGMEDVIFAGTSRRSARGHAEVTLTLDNRDRLAPAGFNDDDHFDIVRRITRDAGSAYRIGGKDVRARDVQMLFADASTGAHSPALVRQGQISELINAKPKSRRRILEEAAGISGLYQRRHEAELKLNAAETNLTRVDDTLDQLSAQAASLARQARAAAKYREVGTALRLAEGVLLYRRWAEAEAARLAAAGALTAAVKAAGEAEAAARQASEAREAAESALPPLREEEQVAAAILSRLVVEREALDEAEARATAAIRALTARISQLDHDIERESALNRDAGEVIERLDWERTELEKAGQGHEDRLAAAAEAADEAAEALRGIEGRLAELTDESARLAARHQSAERLASDLHTMLQRAERAAAEADSSAARASDTGQAAQTALAGAEAAQDAARARAEAAEEALAGAEYARSDAEAAETAARTARAEAEGETSALAAEMAALRRLVERGQSDGGAILDQVTVARGYEMAFGAALGDDLRAGLAEDGGSGWHVLPGWDAPQPLPDGVAPLAPHVTAPEALARRMSQVGLVTDAAAAAGLQDRLQPGQRLVTQAGDLFRWDGMRVMAGEASSAAALHLQKVNQLAELEETATEAQARADTTVEAHEDARARLADASALEKSARDGRREAERLLSDAARAVTRAESDLSLANSRAESARAELARHQADAADARARLRQAEAALAELPDRADAAAAVEHARTGVEAARIATMTRRAALDELRRDSNARLKRLQEIAKEESGWKLRLQQAGTRAAELAARRDAAADELAGAEAQPALLAEKRDSLTAREEDAGARLARARDALGAADDAARAAAHAERDTERAASEARETRAACEARAEAARDTESAARARIHEETEGTPQQLLDGLGDVSTDTPAHVLEDQIARLRNQRDALGAVNLRADEDKRELEEERDRLAGEKTDLEEAIRKLRAGIGSLNREGRERLLTAFDTVNGNFTTLFTTLFGGGEARLVLVESDDPLEAGLEIMCQPPGKKLSTLSLLSGGEQTLTALALIFAVFLANPAPICVLDEVDAPLDDANVRRFCDLLDEMTRRTETRFLIITHHAVTMARMDRLFGVTMVEQGVSQLVSVDLKRAEALVA; encoded by the coding sequence TTGCGCTTTGACCGGCTGCGACTCAACGGCTTCAAAAGCTTCGTGGACCCGACCGATCTGGTCATCCGCGAAGGACTGACCGGTGTTGTCGGCCCCAATGGCTGCGGCAAGTCGAACCTGCTGGAGGCCCTGCGCTGGGTCATGGGCGAAAACCGCCCCACCGCCATGCGCGGCGAGGGGATGGAGGATGTGATCTTCGCCGGTACCTCGCGCCGCTCTGCGCGTGGGCATGCGGAAGTGACGCTGACCCTGGACAATCGCGACCGGCTGGCGCCTGCGGGTTTCAACGACGACGATCATTTCGACATCGTGCGCCGGATCACCCGTGATGCCGGGTCGGCCTACAGGATCGGCGGCAAGGATGTGCGGGCGCGCGATGTGCAGATGCTGTTCGCGGATGCCTCGACCGGGGCGCATTCGCCCGCGCTGGTCCGGCAGGGGCAGATTTCCGAACTGATCAACGCCAAGCCCAAAAGTCGCCGCCGGATTCTGGAAGAGGCTGCGGGAATTTCCGGTCTCTATCAGCGCCGCCACGAGGCCGAACTGAAGCTGAATGCGGCGGAAACCAACCTGACGCGGGTTGATGACACGCTGGATCAGCTGTCCGCGCAGGCGGCCAGTCTGGCGCGTCAGGCGCGGGCGGCGGCGAAATACCGCGAGGTCGGCACGGCGCTGCGGCTGGCCGAGGGGGTGCTGCTCTATCGTCGGTGGGCCGAGGCCGAGGCGGCGCGGCTGGCGGCAGCGGGGGCGCTGACGGCGGCGGTGAAGGCGGCGGGCGAGGCCGAAGCCGCGGCCCGTCAGGCCAGCGAAGCGCGCGAGGCGGCGGAAAGCGCCTTGCCCCCCTTGCGCGAAGAGGAACAGGTGGCGGCGGCGATCCTGTCGCGGCTGGTGGTCGAGCGCGAGGCGCTGGACGAGGCCGAGGCGCGGGCGACCGCTGCGATCCGCGCGCTGACCGCGCGCATCTCTCAACTGGATCACGATATCGAGCGGGAATCGGCGCTGAACCGCGATGCGGGTGAGGTGATCGAGCGGCTGGACTGGGAACGAACCGAGCTGGAAAAAGCCGGGCAGGGGCATGAGGACAGGCTGGCGGCGGCGGCCGAGGCGGCGGATGAAGCCGCCGAGGCGCTGCGCGGGATCGAGGGACGGCTGGCCGAACTGACCGACGAATCCGCGCGTCTGGCGGCTCGTCACCAGTCGGCCGAAAGGCTGGCCAGCGATCTGCATACGATGCTGCAACGCGCCGAACGCGCGGCGGCCGAGGCGGATTCGAGCGCGGCGCGGGCTTCGGATACCGGGCAGGCGGCGCAAACCGCGCTGGCCGGGGCCGAAGCCGCGCAGGACGCCGCGCGGGCGCGGGCCGAGGCCGCCGAGGAAGCCCTGGCGGGTGCGGAATATGCGCGCAGCGATGCCGAGGCCGCCGAGACCGCCGCCCGCACCGCCCGCGCCGAGGCCGAGGGCGAAACCAGTGCTCTGGCCGCCGAAATGGCCGCCCTGCGCCGTCTGGTGGAACGCGGGCAGTCGGACGGCGGTGCGATTCTGGATCAGGTGACGGTCGCGCGCGGCTATGAAATGGCCTTTGGCGCGGCGCTTGGCGACGATCTGCGCGCCGGTCTGGCCGAGGATGGCGGCAGCGGCTGGCATGTCCTGCCGGGCTGGGACGCGCCACAGCCCCTGCCGGACGGGGTGGCCCCTCTGGCGCCGCATGTGACCGCGCCCGAGGCGCTGGCGCGGCGGATGTCTCAGGTCGGGCTGGTGACTGACGCGGCGGCAGCGGCCGGTTTGCAGGACCGTTTGCAGCCGGGTCAGCGGCTGGTGACCCAGGCGGGCGATCTGTTCCGCTGGGACGGGATGCGGGTGATGGCGGGCGAGGCTTCGTCCGCCGCGGCGCTGCATCTGCAAAAGGTCAACCAACTGGCCGAGCTTGAGGAAACCGCCACCGAGGCGCAGGCGCGTGCCGATACCACCGTCGAGGCGCACGAGGACGCCCGCGCCCGGCTGGCCGATGCCTCGGCGCTGGAAAAATCCGCCCGTGATGGGCGGCGCGAGGCCGAACGTCTGCTGTCGGATGCGGCGCGGGCGGTGACGCGGGCCGAATCGGATCTGTCGCTGGCCAACAGCCGGGCGGAATCGGCGCGGGCCGAACTGGCGCGGCATCAGGCCGATGCCGCGGATGCGCGCGCCCGGTTGCGGCAGGCAGAGGCCGCGCTGGCCGAACTGCCCGACCGGGCCGATGCGGCGGCGGCGGTCGAACATGCCCGCACCGGGGTCGAGGCCGCGCGGATCGCCACGATGACCCGCCGCGCCGCGCTGGACGAATTGCGGCGCGACAGCAATGCCCGGCTGAAGCGTCTGCAAGAGATCGCCAAAGAGGAATCCGGCTGGAAGCTGCGCCTGCAACAGGCCGGGACGCGCGCCGCCGAACTGGCCGCGCGGCGTGACGCTGCCGCCGATGAACTGGCCGGGGCCGAGGCTCAGCCTGCGCTTCTGGCCGAAAAGCGCGACAGCCTGACCGCGCGCGAAGAGGATGCCGGGGCGCGGCTGGCGCGGGCCCGCGATGCCTTGGGGGCAGCCGACGACGCCGCCCGCGCCGCCGCCCATGCCGAGCGCGATACCGAACGCGCCGCGTCTGAGGCGCGCGAAACCCGCGCCGCCTGCGAGGCCCGCGCCGAGGCCGCCCGCGATACCGAATCCGCCGCCCGCGCCCGCATCCATGAGGAAACCGAGGGCACGCCGCAGCAGCTTCTGGACGGTCTGGGCGATGTCAGCACCGACACCCCCGCGCATGTGCTGGAGGATCAGATCGCCCGGCTGCGCAACCAGCGTGACGCGCTTGGCGCGGTTAACCTGCGCGCCGACGAGGACAAGCGGGAACTGGAAGAGGAGCGCGACCGGCTGGCGGGTGAGAAAACCGATCTGGAAGAGGCGATCCGCAAGCTGCGTGCCGGGATCGGCAGCCTGAACCGCGAGGGGCGCGAACGCCTGCTGACCGCCTTCGACACGGTGAACGGCAATTTCACCACCCTGTTCACCACCCTGTTCGGCGGTGGCGAGGCGCGTCTGGTGCTGGTCGAATCCGACGATCCGCTGGAGGCCGGGCTGGAAATCATGTGCCAGCCGCCGGGCAAGAAGCTGTCCACCCTGTCGCTGCTGTCGGGGGGCGAACAGACGCTGACGGCGCTGGCGCTGATCTTTGCGGTGTTTCTGGCCAATCCCGCGCCGATCTGCGTGCTGGACGAGGTCGATGCGCCGCTGGACGACGCCAATGTCCGCCGCTTCTGCGATCTGCTGGACGAAATGACCCGGCGGACCGAAACCCGTTTTCTGATCATTACCCACCATGCGGTGACCATGGCGCGGATGGACCGGCTGTTCGGGGTGACGATGGTGGAACAGGGCGTCAGCCAGCTGGTCAGTGTCGATCTGAAACGCGCCGAGGCTCTGGTCGCCTGA